A section of the Leucoraja erinacea ecotype New England chromosome 31, Leri_hhj_1, whole genome shotgun sequence genome encodes:
- the LOC129711973 gene encoding volume-regulated anion channel subunit LRRC8D-like yields MFTLEEISSVSKPPPSFRIFKPWWDAFMDYLALTMLMIAVFGGTTQIYKEKTVCLPITINKTARSSIDANFSRRDMFVDFNVSIDPRSIRQRYDSISRDAAIYAVVNNKSPLDYQQYRYVNQACYFQAVPWFPKYFTYFILLQTVSLMICSNFWFKYPKTSSKIEHLIFILEKCFESPWTTDVLSLAVTEDSSKMNVRVQEKRKGTAPSQGISESVRGLTKNPAIKKRFQMLDKKDGEQAKALFEKVRKFRLHVELEDTIYKLYLGQLAFKIAQCLVVLCYFALFIRQVGFDILCRPGVEAVVGYDLFICSFSIAYLLRRLILVYLLLVGAYLGLCLHTLIWIIRTPLKQYSFEKRETQFSDIPDVKNDFAFLLHMIDQYDPLYCTRFCIFLSETSEKKLKLLSLNNYWTVEKARQQLTRNSKEQLELQLFMLTGIPQAIYDVTELQSLNLELCNDVKISTKITQLVNLEELAIVNCIVIVKPAALFFLGNQLHSLSVIFSVHDEVPEWINKLTRLKELSLIGNVNIDSKTLELEFLKELRYLKILRLNSNLTKIPFNVLYVAPHLTGLSIFNNRNKLEMLHNLGGMFNLARLDLQNCELDTIPLGIFSINNLQELNLQGNALTHVDELESFHRLPRLSSLNLSSNKITSLPDTFTSIGNLGRFNVSDNQIETLPNSLFAIQKLNYLDVSANRLAAVPSSIKYLKNLRALDLSSNNLQALPDELFQCRKLKTLKVNDNSLTVLSGKIQQCTLLSKLELKGNPLEELPVEIRQCTKLKRSGLILDEFLSETLPMSIKANLSSIQDMPIDVRILAPGKGSHPQLENSVV; encoded by the coding sequence ATGTTTACCTTGGAAGAAATCTCTTCAGTGAGTAAACCCCCTCCATCCTTCCGAATCTTTAAACCGTGGTGGGATGCTTTCATGGATTACTTGGCCTTAACCATGTTAATGATCGCTGTGTTCGGGGGCACCACCCAGATATACAAGGAGAAGACTGTGTGCTTACCAATTACAATTAACAAGACAGCTCGCTCAAGTATAGACGCTAACTTCAGTCGGCGAGatatgtttgtggattttaatGTATCCATTGATCCCAGATCCATTCGCCAACGATATGATTCAATCTCACGTGATGCCGCTATCTACGCAGTTGTTAACAACAAGAGCCCCTTGGACTATCAGCAATACCGCTATGTCAACCAGGCATGCTACTTCCAAGCCGTGCCCTGGTTCCCTAAGTACTTCACCTACTTTATACTTCTGCAGACTGTCTCCCTAATGATTTGTAGCAACTTCTGGTTCAAATATCCCAAGACCAGTTCCAAAATCGAGCATCTGATATTCATCTTGGAGAAGTGTTTCGAGTCGCCGTGGACGACCGACGTGCTCTCCCTGGCGGTCACCGAGGACAGCAGCAAAATGAACGTCAGGGTGCAGGAGAAGCGCAAAGGCACGGCGCCCAGCCAAGGCATCAGCGAGTCGGTTCGAGGCTTAACCAAGAACCCGGCCATCAAGAAACGGTTTCAGATGCTGGACAAGAAAGACGGCGAGCAAGCCAAAGCCCTGTTCGAGAAGGTGAGGAAGTTCAGGCTGCACGTGGAACTGGAAGACACCATCTACAAACTATATTTGGGGCAACTGGCCTTTAAAATCGCACAGTGTCTGGTCGTCCTGTGTTACTTCGCCCTGTTCATTCGGCAGGTCGGCTTTGACATTCTCTGTCGCCCCGGCGTGGAGGCCGTGGTTGGTTATGACTTGTTTATTTGTTCGTTCAGCATCGCCTATTTGTTACGGAGACTGATACTGGTCTACCTGCTTCTGGTCGGCGCGTACTTGGGGCTTTGTCTTCACACTCTCATCTGGATCATAAGGACGCCGCTGAAGCAATACTCCTTCGAAAAACGGGAGACCCAGTTCAGCGACATCCCCGACGTCAAGAACGACTTTGCCTTCTTGCTGCACATGATCGACCAGTACGACCCCCTGTACTGCACCCGCTTCTGCATCTTCCTGTCCGAGACCAGCGAAAAGAAGCTGAAGCTGCTCAGTTTGAACAACTACTGGACGGTGGAGAAGGCGAGGCAACAGCTCACCCGAAACAGCAAGGAACAACTGGAACTTCAGCTCTTCATGCTAACAGGAATCCCGCAAGCGATCTACGATGTGACCGAATtacagtcattaaacctggaactgtGCAACGACGTTAAGATCAGCACCAAGATTACCCAACTTGTTAACCTGGAGGAGCTTGCCATTGTAAACTGCATTGTCATCGTTAAACCAGCCGCGTTGTTCTTCCTGGGCAACCAGTTACACTCGCTGTCCGTCATCTTTTCCGTTCACGACGAGGTGCCCGAGTGGATCAACAAGCTGACCAGACTCAAGGAGCTCTCCCTGATCGGCAACGTCAACATAGACAGCAAAACATTGGAACTAGAATTCTTGAAAGAACTTCGATATCTGAAGATCCTCCGGCTGAATAGCAACCTGACGAAGATCCCTTTCAACGTGCTGTACGTGGCGCCCCACCTGACCGGCCTTTCCATCTTCAACAACAGGAACAAGCTGGAAATGCTCCACAATTTAGGGGGGATGTTCAACTTGGCTCGCCTCGACCTACAAAATTGTGAGCTGGACACCATACCCCTGGGAATCTTCAGTATCAACAACCTGCAGGAGTTGAACCTCCAGGGAAACGCACTCACCCATGTGGACGAACTGGAATCTTTCCATCGACTGCCGAGACTGTCCTCCCTCAATCTTAGTAGCAACAAAATCACTTCCCTTCCCGATACCTTCACTTCCATTGGCAACCTTGGACGTTTCAATGTATCAGACAATCAGATCGAGACGTTGCCAAATAGTCTATTTGCTATTCAGAAACTAAATTATTTGGACGTCAGCGCCAACCGCTTGGCCGCCGTACCCTCGTCTATTAAATACCTCAAAAACCTTAGAGCTTTAGATTTGAGCTCCAATAACCTGCAAGCATTACCAGACGAACTATTCCAATGTAGGAAGCTCAAGACTCTGAAGGTAAACGATAATTCACTGACCGTCCTCAGCGGGAAGATTCAGCAATGTACCCTACTTTCAAAACTGGAACTGAAAGGGAATCCTTTGGAAGAACTCCCAGTGGAGATCAGGCAGTGTACCAAACTGAAACGAAGTGGTCTGATATTAGATGAGTTCTTATCCGAGACACTTCCGATGTCGATCAAAGCAAATCTGTCTTCTATACAGGATATGCCAATAGATGTCAGGATATTAGCCCCCGGAAAAGGTTCACATCCTCAATTGGAAAACTCAGTTGTATAA
- the LOC129711974 gene encoding volume-regulated anion channel subunit LRRC8A produces the protein MIPVTELRYFADTQPAYRILKPWWDVFTDYISIVMLMIAVFGGTLQVTQDKMICLPCKWVSNDTCMEPAQPLLTVLPTAEYLNASLPPSSVLPPFSDEPTGIQYDLDRHQYNYVDAVCYENNLHWFAKYFPYLVLLHTLVFLVCSNFWFKYPRTSSKLEHFVSILLKCFDSPWTTRALSETVVEESDPKQSFVKMNGSMAKKSSSASEDVEASVPMLQRTKSRIEQGIVDRSETGVLDKKEGEQAKALFEKVKKFRTHVEEGDIVYQLYMRQTIIKVIKFAIIISYSLYYVDDIKFDVSCIVDIQNLTGYRVYQCAHPLATLFKILASFYISLVIVYGLICMYTLWWMLRRSLKKYSFESIREESSYSDIPDVKNDFAFMLHLIDQYDPLYSKRFAVFLSEVSENKLRQLNLNNEWTLEKLRQRIMKNSQDKPELHLFMLSGIPDTIFDLTELEVLKLEMILDVTIPPIIAQLTNLKELWLYHTPAKIEAPALAFLREHLKSLHIKFTDIKEIPLWIYSLKNLEELHLTGNLSAENNRYIVIDGLRDLKCLKVLRLKSNLTKLPQVVTDVGVHLQKLSINNEGTKLMVLNSLKKMVNLTELELIRCDLERIPHSIFSLHNLQEIDLKDNNLKTIEEIISFQHLRRLVCLKLWYNHIAYIPIQIGTLTNMERLYLNRNKIEKIPTQLFYCRKLRFLDLSHNNLTSIPQDIGFLQNLQYFAVTANRIENLPPELYQCRKLRTLNLGNNCLLSLQSRVGELTSLTLLELRGNRLECLPVELGECRLLKRSALVVEDDLFNTLPSEVKEQLWRADKEQA, from the exons ATGATTCCAGTAACGGAGCTGCGATACTTTGCTGACACCCAGCCTGCTTACCGCATCTTGAAGCCATGGTGGGACGTGTTCACGGACTACATCTCCATCGTGATGCTTATGATAGCAGTGTTTGGGGGAACGTTACAGGTCACACAGGACAAAATGATCTGTTTACCCTGCAAGTGGGTTTCGAACGATACTTGCATGGAACCCGCTCAGCCACTGCTCACAGTATTGCCAACTGCAGAATACCTGAACGCATCCCTGCCTCCATCTTCAGTTCTTCCCCCATTTTCCGATGAACCCACAGGTATCCAATATGACTTGGACCGCCATCAGTACAATTACGTGGATGCCGTGTGCTATGAAAATAACCTTCACTGGTTTGCAAAATACTTTCCATACCTTGTACTCCTGCACACACTAGTGTTCTTGGTGTGCAGTAATTTTTGGTTCAAATATCCTCGGACCAGCTCCAAGCtggaacattttgtatctatcctcctTAAATGCTTTGACTCACCGTGGACAACACGGGCACTTTCTGAGACTGTGGTCGAGGAGAGTGACCCTAAGCAGTCGTTTGTTAAAATGAATGGCTCCATGGCAAAGAAATCATCCTCGGCGAGCGAGGACGTGGAGGCCAGCGTACCCATGTTGCAGAGAACAAAGTCTCGCATCGAGCAGGGGATAGTGGACCGCTCGGAAACGGGTGTGCTGGATAAGAAGGAGGGAGAGCAAGCAAAGGCCCTTTTTGAAAAAGTAAAGAAGTTCCGCACCCATGTAGAGGAAGGGGATATAGTTTACCAACTTTACATGAGACAGACTATTATCAAAGTGATCAAATTTGCGATTATTATTAGTTACTCACTTTATTATGTTGATGATATAAAATTTGATGTGTCTTGCATTGTGGACATTCAGAATCTCACAGGGTACCGTGTGTATCAGTGTGCTCATCCATTAGCCACCTTGTTCAAGATTCTGGCATCATTTTACATTAGTTTAGTCATTGTTTACGGACTCATTTGCATGTACACACTTTGGTGGATGCTCCGGCGTTCGCTGAAGAAGTATTCGTTCGAGTCCATCAGGGAGGAGAGCAGCTACAGCGACATTCCTGATGTCAAGAATGATTTTGCTTTCATGCTGCACCTGATTGATCAGTACGACCCCTTGTATTCAAAACGTTTTGCTGTCTTTTTGTCCGAGGTTAGTGAGAACAAATTGCGGCAGCTCAATCTGAATAATGAGTGGACACTGGAGAAACTCCGGCAGAGGATCATGAAAAACTCTCAGGACAAACCAGAACTCCACCTCTTCATGCTGAGTGGAATTCCAGACACTATCTTTGACCTGACGGAGCTGGAGGTGCTGAAACTGGAGATGATCCTGGATGTCACCATTCCCCCGATTATTGCCCAACTCACGAACCTTAAGGAGCTCTGGTTGTACCACACACCAGCAAAGATCGAGGCACCAGCCCTTGCCTTTTTGCGCGAGCACCTGAAGTCGCTGCATATCAAATTTACAGACATCAAAGAGATCCCCCTGTGGATCTACAGCCTGAAGAACCTTGAAGAGCTTCATCTAACTGGGAATCTGAGCGCAGAAAACAACCGCTACATTGTGATTGATGGCCTGCGGGATCTCAAATGTCTCAAGGTTTTGAGGTTGAAGAGTAACTTGACTAAGTTGCCGCAGGTCGTCACCGATGTTGGTGTTCATCTCCAGAAACTGTCCATCAACAATGAAGGTACCAAACTTATGGTCCTCAATAGTCTaaagaagatggtgaatctgacAGAATTGGAGTTGATTCGTTGTGATTTGGAACGAATCCCACACTCTATCTTCAGTCTCCATAACTTGCAGGAGATTGATCTGAAAGATAACAACCTGAAGACAATCGAGGAAATAATCAGTTTTCAACACCTGCGGAGACTGGTCTGCCTTAAGCTGTGGTATAACCACATTGCCTACATCCCTATTCAAATTGGCACTCTGACCAACATGGAAAGGCTCTACTTGAATCGAAACAAAATTGAAAAGATTCCCACACAGCTCTTCTACTGCCGCAAATTGCGGTTTTTAGATTTGAGCCATAACAATCTAACCTCCATTCCACAGGACATTGGATTTCTTCAGAATCTGCAATATTTTGCGGTCACTGCAAACAGA ATTGAAAACCTGCCGCCTGAACTATACCAGTGTCGCAAGCTCCGGACCCTAAACCTGGGGAATAACTGCTTGCTATCGTTACAGTCGCGGGTTGGAGAGCTAACGAGCTTGACGCTACTGGAACTTCGTGGAAACCGACTAGAATGTCTCCCCGTGGAGCTGGGGGAGTGCAGGCTACTCAAAAGAAGTGCCCTTGTTGTGGAGGATGACCTTTTCAATACTCTTCCGTCCGAAGTCAAGGAGCAGCTGTGGCGAGCAGACAAGGAACAAGCCTGA